The Gouania willdenowi chromosome 20, fGouWil2.1, whole genome shotgun sequence genome window below encodes:
- the LOC114454501 gene encoding E3 ubiquitin-protein ligase RNF6-like isoform X1, whose amino-acid sequence MGCEKKKGAAEGGASESSNSDSSLEWLNTFRPTVEPGSSTTSAVSVETGEAGTGEPVIQTERAVETVEQQGESHGTGTGSSAGRRHTTIMLNLRLRRILPGENRDRYSIASRTRSRARVAENTVTFESDNGGVRRPLSHFERIGIRTSVRTIRIPLRRISETGLGEPNTTALRSNLHQIVNGFGELISSMETEADSESIAPNHADASGTNSNANLVGHLHRVVSPPAQLSGGNVVQERMEMVGIQEEPGALARLIAGAVNSTDSRATSRDTNNRVENEPVRVLRLARFIFFHNEEDDEHPRGLTKEQIDNLSTTYDQASVEREVGLACSICINEYTQGSKLRRLPCSHEFHIHCIDHWLSENNTCPLCRQPILAAHHD is encoded by the exons ATgggatgtgaaaaaaaaaaag GAGCAGCAGAAGGAGGAGCATCAGAGAGTTCAAACAGTGACTCATCACTGGAGTGGCTCAACACTTTCAGACCAACTGTTGAGCCAGGCAGCAGCACAACCTCTGCAGTGTCCGTGGAGACTGGAGAAGCTGGGACGGGAGAACCTGTCATCCAAACAGAACGAGCTGTAGAAACAGTAGAACAGCAGGGCGAGTCACATGGAACAGGAACAGGGAGTTCAGCAGGGCGTCGCCACACAACCATCATGTTGAACCTGCGGTTGAGAAGAATTCTCCCGGGTGAGAACCGGGACCGGTACAGCATCGCCAGCAGAACACGGTCTCGTGCCAGAGTGGCTGAGAACACGGTGACATTTGAAAGTGACAACGGCGGTGTCAGACGCCCCCTCTCCCACTTCGAGCGAATTGGTATCCGCACCTCCGTGAGGACTATCAGGATTCCACTTCGACGAATCAGTGAAACAGGCCTGGGAGAACCAAACACAACTGCTCTAAGGTCCAATCTGCACCAGATCGTGAATGGATTTGGGGAGCTCATCTCGTCAATGGAAACTGAGGCTGATTCTGAAAGTATTGCACCCAACCATGCAGACGCTAGTGGTACAAATAGTAATGCTAACCTTGTTGGGCACTTACATAGAGTTGTAAGCCCACCTGCTCAGCTGAGTGGAGGAAATGTTGTTCAGGAGAGGATGGAGATGGTGGGGATTCAGGAGGAGCCAGGAGCTCTGGCCAGGCTCATTGCAGGAGCCGTGAACTCCACAGACAGCAGAGCCACCAGCAGGGACACCAACAACCGGGTGGAGAACGAGCCCGTGCGCGTCCTGCGGCTAGCGCGCTTCATCTTTTTTCACAATGAGGAGGATGACGAACACCCTCGAGGTCTGACCAAAGAGCAGATTGACAATCTATCCACAACCTATGACCAGGCCAGTGTGGAGAGAGAGGTCGGCCTTGCGTGCAGCATTTGTATCAACGAGTACACTCAAGGCAGCAAGCTACGCCGACTGCCCTGTTCTCATGAGTTTCACATTCACTGCATTGATCACTGGCTCTCTGAAAACAACACCTGTCCCCTGTGCAGGCAGCCCATACTGGCAGCACATCATGACTGA
- the LOC114454501 gene encoding E3 ubiquitin-protein ligase RNF6-like isoform X2, producing MAESGAAEGGASESSNSDSSLEWLNTFRPTVEPGSSTTSAVSVETGEAGTGEPVIQTERAVETVEQQGESHGTGTGSSAGRRHTTIMLNLRLRRILPGENRDRYSIASRTRSRARVAENTVTFESDNGGVRRPLSHFERIGIRTSVRTIRIPLRRISETGLGEPNTTALRSNLHQIVNGFGELISSMETEADSESIAPNHADASGTNSNANLVGHLHRVVSPPAQLSGGNVVQERMEMVGIQEEPGALARLIAGAVNSTDSRATSRDTNNRVENEPVRVLRLARFIFFHNEEDDEHPRGLTKEQIDNLSTTYDQASVEREVGLACSICINEYTQGSKLRRLPCSHEFHIHCIDHWLSENNTCPLCRQPILAAHHD from the exons ATGGCTGAATCAG GAGCAGCAGAAGGAGGAGCATCAGAGAGTTCAAACAGTGACTCATCACTGGAGTGGCTCAACACTTTCAGACCAACTGTTGAGCCAGGCAGCAGCACAACCTCTGCAGTGTCCGTGGAGACTGGAGAAGCTGGGACGGGAGAACCTGTCATCCAAACAGAACGAGCTGTAGAAACAGTAGAACAGCAGGGCGAGTCACATGGAACAGGAACAGGGAGTTCAGCAGGGCGTCGCCACACAACCATCATGTTGAACCTGCGGTTGAGAAGAATTCTCCCGGGTGAGAACCGGGACCGGTACAGCATCGCCAGCAGAACACGGTCTCGTGCCAGAGTGGCTGAGAACACGGTGACATTTGAAAGTGACAACGGCGGTGTCAGACGCCCCCTCTCCCACTTCGAGCGAATTGGTATCCGCACCTCCGTGAGGACTATCAGGATTCCACTTCGACGAATCAGTGAAACAGGCCTGGGAGAACCAAACACAACTGCTCTAAGGTCCAATCTGCACCAGATCGTGAATGGATTTGGGGAGCTCATCTCGTCAATGGAAACTGAGGCTGATTCTGAAAGTATTGCACCCAACCATGCAGACGCTAGTGGTACAAATAGTAATGCTAACCTTGTTGGGCACTTACATAGAGTTGTAAGCCCACCTGCTCAGCTGAGTGGAGGAAATGTTGTTCAGGAGAGGATGGAGATGGTGGGGATTCAGGAGGAGCCAGGAGCTCTGGCCAGGCTCATTGCAGGAGCCGTGAACTCCACAGACAGCAGAGCCACCAGCAGGGACACCAACAACCGGGTGGAGAACGAGCCCGTGCGCGTCCTGCGGCTAGCGCGCTTCATCTTTTTTCACAATGAGGAGGATGACGAACACCCTCGAGGTCTGACCAAAGAGCAGATTGACAATCTATCCACAACCTATGACCAGGCCAGTGTGGAGAGAGAGGTCGGCCTTGCGTGCAGCATTTGTATCAACGAGTACACTCAAGGCAGCAAGCTACGCCGACTGCCCTGTTCTCATGAGTTTCACATTCACTGCATTGATCACTGGCTCTCTGAAAACAACACCTGTCCCCTGTGCAGGCAGCCCATACTGGCAGCACATCATGACTGA